The Megalops cyprinoides isolate fMegCyp1 chromosome 9, fMegCyp1.pri, whole genome shotgun sequence genome has a window encoding:
- the LOC118783574 gene encoding complement C1q tumor necrosis factor-related protein 5-like, translating to MTAFHAWPLSLLLMLLINSTNQLEDNKIPSLCTGHPGIPGSPGPHGSPGQPGRDGRDGRDAAPGQKGEKGERGEPGVSGARGEPGDQGDPGEKGDRGQQGECAVAPKSAFSAKLSEGHSMPLPAEEAVRFDQVLLNEQGDYDAGSGRFTCRVPGVYYFVVHATVYRSSLQFDLVKNGHTTASYFQFYGNWPKPASLSGGTLLHLVPGDKVWVHMALGEYSGLYSSPKTDSTFTGFLVYSDWKNSAVFA from the exons ATGACCGCATTCCACGCCtggcccctctctcttctcctcatGCTGCTGATAAACTCAACCAATCAGCTTGAGGACAACAAGATTCCCAGCCTCTGCACTGGACATCCCGGTATCCCAGGATCTCCCGGGCCACATGGCAGTCCTGGTCAGCCCGGCAGAGATGGGAGAGATGGGCGAGATGCTGCTCCTGGACAGAAGGGTGAAAAAGGCGAGAGAGGAGAGCCAG GTGTATCAGGAGCGAGGGGTGAGCCTGGGGATCAGGGGGACCCAGGTGAGAagggggacaggggacagcagggggagtgtgCCGTCGCCCCTAAATCGGCCTTCAGTGCCAAGCTGTCTGAGGGACACAGCATGCCGCTGCCTGCGGAGGAGGCGGTGCGCTTCGATCAGGTGCTGCTCAACGAGCAGGGGGACTACGATGCCGGCAGCGGCCGCTTCACCTGCAGAGTCCCGGGGGTCTACTACTTTGTGGTTCACGCCACTGTGTACCGTTCCAGCCTGCAGTTCGACCTGGTGAAGAACGGCCACACCACCGCGTCTTACTTCCAGTTTTACGGGAACTGGCCCAAGCCAGCCTCGCTGTCAGGTGGAACGCTGTTGCACCTGGTACCTGGGGATAAGGTGTGGGTGCACATGGCCCTGGGAGAGTACAGCGGGCTCTATTCCAGCCCCAAGACAGACAGCACCTTCACCGGCTTCCTGGTGTACTCTGACTGGAAGAATTCAGCCGTCTTCGCTTAA